One stretch of Rosistilla oblonga DNA includes these proteins:
- a CDS encoding fatty acid CoA ligase family protein: protein MTESSIEETVRCNVADRLAAFARSQPDQVAIAFAKPGRRPRYDTITFADLDRQSTRIARGLLRHGIAPGTRLAMLVPFGIDFIRLVLALLKAGMVQVLVDPGMGKKNLIECLAESKPQGFVGIPKAQVARLLYRKRFPDAKQNICVGGPITIGGVALSKIEALGEQALDLPVTSETESAAVIFTTGSTGPPKGVAYTHGTFEHQVRLIQQQYNVTPGTVDLACFPLFGLFDAVMGVTTVIPDMDPTRPADADPEKILAAIRDWKVTQAFGSPALWHTVSKHCVGGGIFLPTVRRVLSAGAPVPPQTLAAVRKMIHTEGEVFTPYGATESLPVASIESREVLDETAAKTRQGKGTCVGHRFADMMWQVVEIDDGPIAEIDDAKPVSQGTIGELMVSGPVVTRNYVTRQDQNAIHKVQDGSRIWHRMGDVGYLDDQDRFWFCGRKAHRVETPSQTLFTICCEAVFNEHPDVYRTALVGHGVRGQQTPVLIVEPHADRRPKSLAEEQALIDALHAIGKSHPHTAEITDIRIYPERLPVDIRHNSKIFREQLAEWVK, encoded by the coding sequence ATGACAGAATCATCCATCGAGGAAACCGTTCGCTGCAACGTCGCCGATCGCTTGGCGGCGTTTGCCAGGTCGCAGCCCGATCAGGTCGCGATCGCTTTTGCCAAACCCGGCCGACGCCCGCGGTACGACACGATCACGTTTGCCGACCTGGATCGACAATCGACTCGGATTGCGCGGGGGTTGTTGCGGCACGGGATCGCGCCGGGAACACGGTTGGCGATGTTGGTCCCCTTTGGGATCGACTTCATTCGTTTAGTTCTCGCTCTCTTAAAAGCCGGGATGGTGCAAGTTCTCGTCGATCCCGGGATGGGGAAGAAGAACCTGATCGAATGCCTCGCCGAATCGAAGCCGCAGGGTTTTGTTGGAATCCCCAAGGCGCAGGTCGCGCGGCTGTTGTACCGGAAGCGTTTTCCCGACGCCAAGCAAAACATCTGTGTCGGTGGACCGATCACAATCGGTGGCGTGGCGTTATCGAAGATCGAAGCCCTGGGCGAACAGGCTCTCGATTTGCCGGTCACTTCCGAAACGGAATCGGCGGCGGTGATCTTCACCACCGGCAGCACCGGGCCGCCCAAAGGTGTTGCTTACACGCACGGGACGTTTGAGCATCAGGTGCGGTTGATTCAACAGCAGTACAACGTGACGCCGGGGACTGTCGACCTGGCATGTTTCCCGTTGTTCGGATTATTCGACGCGGTGATGGGAGTGACGACGGTGATTCCCGATATGGATCCGACGCGGCCCGCCGATGCCGATCCCGAAAAGATCTTGGCCGCCATCCGCGACTGGAAAGTAACGCAGGCCTTTGGTTCACCGGCGCTGTGGCATACGGTCAGCAAGCACTGCGTCGGTGGCGGGATCTTTTTGCCGACGGTACGCCGCGTGTTGTCCGCCGGTGCGCCGGTTCCTCCGCAAACGCTGGCGGCGGTGCGTAAGATGATCCATACCGAAGGCGAAGTCTTCACGCCCTATGGAGCGACCGAATCGCTTCCCGTTGCATCGATCGAATCTCGCGAGGTGCTGGACGAAACGGCCGCGAAGACTCGCCAGGGGAAGGGAACGTGTGTCGGCCATCGATTCGCCGACATGATGTGGCAGGTTGTCGAGATCGACGACGGTCCGATAGCCGAGATCGACGACGCAAAACCTGTTTCGCAGGGGACGATCGGCGAGCTGATGGTCAGCGGACCCGTGGTGACGCGGAACTATGTAACTCGCCAGGATCAGAACGCGATTCACAAGGTGCAGGATGGCTCGCGGATCTGGCACCGGATGGGAGACGTTGGCTACTTGGACGATCAGGATCGCTTTTGGTTCTGCGGCCGGAAGGCTCATCGCGTGGAGACGCCGTCCCAGACGCTGTTCACGATCTGTTGCGAAGCTGTCTTCAACGAACATCCCGATGTCTATCGGACCGCATTGGTCGGGCATGGTGTTCGCGGCCAGCAGACGCCGGTCTTGATCGTCGAACCGCACGCCGATCGGCGTCCAAAATCGCTGGCTGAAGAGCAGGCTTTGATCGACGCACTGCACGCGATCGGCAAGTCGCATCCTCACACGGCCGAGATCACCGACATCCGGATCTATCCCGAGCGGTTGCCAGTCGACATCCGCCACAACTCGAAGATCTTTCGAGAACAGTTGGCCGAGTGGGTGAAGTAG
- the metF gene encoding methylenetetrahydrofolate reductase [NAD(P)H] gives MSLSQLFRGGGCPISFELFPPRTPAGFESLYQHVDSLKQFDPAFFTCTYGAGGSTRDSTLDVVREVKRRTGKPVASHLTCVGSTQDQLRSYLTEAGTLGVDYIVALRGDPPKGETSFTAVEGGFRFANELVEMIHAEFPEFGIAVAGYPEVHQEAVDADVDMENLKRKVDAGADCVVTQLFYDNDDFFRFRDACQAAGIEIPIIPGLLPITNFAQAQRIASMCKAKLPQGLVDRFNENDSAEWQLKVGIEHAQQQTNDLIRRGIDGLHLYVLNKSQAAAEVLAGVDRG, from the coding sequence ATGTCGCTATCTCAGTTATTTCGTGGCGGTGGATGCCCCATCTCGTTCGAACTCTTTCCGCCGCGAACACCGGCGGGCTTCGAATCGTTGTATCAACACGTCGACAGTCTCAAGCAATTCGATCCCGCCTTTTTTACCTGCACCTACGGCGCCGGCGGCTCGACTCGCGACAGCACGTTGGATGTGGTCCGCGAAGTCAAACGGCGAACTGGTAAACCTGTCGCATCGCACCTGACCTGCGTCGGTTCGACTCAGGACCAACTGCGCAGCTACCTGACCGAAGCGGGAACCCTCGGCGTCGACTACATCGTCGCGCTGCGCGGCGATCCGCCCAAGGGAGAGACCTCGTTCACCGCAGTTGAAGGCGGTTTCCGGTTCGCCAACGAACTGGTCGAGATGATTCACGCCGAGTTCCCCGAGTTTGGGATCGCGGTCGCCGGTTATCCCGAAGTTCATCAGGAAGCTGTCGACGCCGATGTCGACATGGAGAATCTCAAACGCAAAGTCGATGCGGGGGCTGATTGTGTCGTCACGCAGTTGTTCTACGACAACGATGACTTCTTCCGTTTCCGCGACGCTTGCCAAGCTGCCGGGATCGAAATTCCGATTATCCCCGGTCTGTTGCCGATCACCAACTTCGCGCAGGCCCAGCGGATCGCTTCGATGTGCAAGGCGAAGTTGCCGCAAGGATTGGTCGATCGTTTCAACGAAAACGATTCGGCCGAATGGCAATTGAAAGTTGGCATCGAACACGCCCAACAGCAAACGAACGATCTGATTCGCCGTGGCATCGACGGGCTGCATCTGTATGTGCTCAACAAGAGCCAAGCAGCGGCTGAGGTCTTAGCGGGCGTCGATCGCGGTTAA
- a CDS encoding RbsD/FucU family protein: MLKHELLHPKINEVLARGGHYSKVLIADGNYPAYHTLGPSAELVSLNLAPGLVSCCQVLATLLTAIPIDAANTMMYPQSGPYALPADPPVWDEFRKLFADAKSDVQLEPIEQMQFYDAVRSREHILTIQTGDQAIFANLLLTVGVRRAE, encoded by the coding sequence ATGCTCAAACACGAATTATTGCATCCCAAGATCAACGAAGTCCTGGCCCGCGGCGGACACTACAGCAAAGTCTTGATCGCCGACGGAAACTATCCCGCGTATCACACGTTGGGACCCAGCGCCGAACTTGTCAGTCTGAACCTCGCGCCGGGACTGGTTTCGTGTTGCCAAGTCCTGGCGACGTTGTTGACGGCGATCCCGATCGATGCCGCCAACACGATGATGTATCCGCAATCGGGACCCTACGCTTTGCCAGCCGATCCGCCCGTGTGGGATGAGTTTCGCAAGTTGTTTGCCGATGCGAAAAGCGATGTCCAGCTGGAACCGATCGAGCAGATGCAGTTCTACGATGCAGTGCGATCGCGCGAGCATATCTTAACGATTCAGACCGGCGACCAAGCGATCTTCGCCAACCTCTTGTTGACAGTTGGCGTTCGCCGCGCCGAATGA
- a CDS encoding ParA family protein — translation MGRILCVANQKGGVGKTTTAVNLAAGLARGGYKTLLVDMDPQCNATSALGHAPAPRHPLIDPQTLRESILESSESNLDLLPGSRSFQDVDQLAKATGSEASLLRSHLETGLHSYDHVLIDCPPSLGTLTRAALAASTEVLMPIQCEYFAMEGLTQMIHVIREAIQATDGRLTFGGILLTMYDPRLELTHEVDSEVREFFGEIVFDTVVPRDVALTEAPSHGENIFQYSPRSRGAYAYTQLCMEVLGRD, via the coding sequence ATGGGTCGGATCCTGTGCGTAGCGAATCAGAAAGGTGGCGTGGGGAAAACCACGACCGCCGTCAACCTTGCCGCGGGGCTCGCCCGGGGCGGTTACAAGACGCTGCTTGTCGATATGGATCCGCAGTGCAACGCAACCAGTGCATTGGGACATGCTCCCGCACCGCGGCACCCGCTGATCGATCCTCAAACGCTCCGCGAGAGCATTTTGGAATCGAGCGAATCCAACTTGGACCTATTGCCCGGCAGCCGTTCGTTCCAGGATGTCGACCAGTTGGCCAAGGCGACCGGGTCGGAGGCGTCGCTGTTGCGGAGCCACCTGGAGACCGGGCTGCACTCTTATGATCACGTGTTGATCGATTGCCCGCCTTCGCTGGGGACGTTGACCCGCGCCGCGTTGGCTGCGTCGACGGAGGTCTTGATGCCAATCCAGTGCGAATATTTTGCGATGGAAGGGCTGACCCAAATGATCCACGTGATACGCGAAGCAATTCAAGCCACCGACGGTCGGCTGACCTTCGGAGGAATCTTGTTAACGATGTACGATCCTCGTCTGGAATTGACACACGAAGTCGATTCGGAGGTTCGAGAATTTTTTGGCGAGATCGTGTTCGACACGGTTGTCCCGCGCGATGTCGCTTTGACCGAGGCACCAAGCCACGGCGAAAACATTTTTCAGTATTCTCCGCGATCGCGCGGAGCCTACGCTTACACTCAGCTCTGCATGGAGGTACTCGGCCGTGACTAA
- the mch gene encoding methenyltetrahydromethanopterin cyclohydrolase: MTQFNQAAFQTANDLEENLAEYRVGSTTIGGATLFDLGIEHRGGLVAGEMLADVCLGAAADVFAAAEPGAIGTGVVVKVATDNPVGACLACQYAGWPLSVGDYSAMVSGPIRLLRGKEQLLEKLGLSESGAIGVAVLEADTYPTEAAVLKISEECSIEPELLTILIAPTTSIAGNMQVVARSVETAMHKLHEVGFDVNDVLSATGSAPLPPPALKSIDGIGRTNDAILYGGSVTLFVDADQAVIDEIGPKVPSNSSSDYGKTFGEIFASYEFDFFKVDPHLFSPAVVTFVNLRSGISRTFGQLRPDILEASFGCKS; this comes from the coding sequence ATGACTCAGTTCAATCAAGCCGCCTTTCAGACCGCCAACGACCTGGAAGAGAACCTCGCAGAATATCGCGTCGGTTCGACGACAATTGGGGGCGCGACGCTGTTCGATCTCGGTATCGAGCACCGCGGGGGGCTGGTCGCCGGCGAGATGCTAGCGGATGTCTGCTTGGGAGCGGCAGCTGACGTCTTCGCCGCCGCCGAACCGGGAGCGATTGGAACCGGAGTTGTTGTGAAGGTGGCGACCGATAACCCTGTCGGTGCATGTCTGGCCTGCCAATATGCCGGGTGGCCTCTTTCGGTCGGCGATTATTCGGCGATGGTCAGTGGCCCGATTCGCCTGTTGCGTGGCAAAGAACAACTGCTTGAAAAACTGGGGCTCTCCGAGAGTGGAGCGATCGGAGTGGCGGTGTTGGAAGCTGACACCTATCCAACCGAAGCTGCGGTTCTGAAGATCTCTGAGGAGTGTTCGATCGAGCCCGAACTGTTGACGATTCTGATCGCACCGACAACCAGTATCGCCGGGAACATGCAAGTCGTCGCGCGAAGCGTCGAGACCGCGATGCACAAGCTGCACGAAGTTGGCTTCGACGTCAACGATGTTCTGTCGGCAACCGGCAGTGCGCCATTGCCACCGCCGGCGCTGAAGTCGATCGATGGGATCGGCCGCACAAACGATGCGATCCTTTACGGCGGATCGGTCACGCTGTTCGTCGACGCCGACCAAGCGGTCATCGACGAGATCGGACCGAAGGTTCCCAGCAACAGTTCCAGCGATTATGGCAAGACGTTTGGCGAGATCTTCGCGTCTTACGAATTCGATTTCTTCAAAGTCGATCCGCATTTGTTCAGCCCCGCCGTGGTCACGTTTGTGAATCTGCGCAGCGGGATCAGTCGGACGTTTGGTCAACTGAGGCCCGACATCTTGGAAGCGTCTTTCGGTTGTAAGTCGTAA
- a CDS encoding S49 family peptidase codes for MSRLLILCTAIACTVGCGKHELRTNNLIRLVPAKVHVSADPIAMQPQVLRDRSPLKTMPVQAGSCRKIALIDVDGLLVNQNQAGIGSMGDNPLDIFREKLDQVEREGDISAVIIRINSYGGGVTASDIMRRELEAFRERTGMPIVAVLMDIATGGGYLLATAADQIVAHPTTIVGGFGVILNLYNLEDAMAQFNVAGQTIRAGKFVDIGSPERFLEEDEEELLTEIAEQYNARFKEVVLRSRQRIHPDVEIFDGRIFTGTKAEKLGVVDQVGYIDDAIAAARAYAGDPNACVVMLHREQDKARTPYATTPNEPTQLMAMPQIPGLMRSRLPTFMYIWQPDPGLAP; via the coding sequence ATGTCACGCCTCTTGATTCTCTGTACCGCGATCGCTTGCACTGTTGGATGTGGCAAGCATGAACTTCGAACCAACAACCTGATTCGGTTGGTGCCCGCGAAGGTGCATGTCTCCGCCGATCCGATCGCGATGCAGCCGCAAGTGCTACGCGATCGTTCGCCGTTGAAGACGATGCCTGTGCAAGCGGGCAGCTGCCGCAAGATCGCTTTGATCGATGTCGATGGTTTGCTGGTCAACCAGAACCAGGCGGGGATCGGTTCGATGGGTGACAACCCGTTGGATATCTTCCGCGAGAAGTTGGATCAGGTCGAACGCGAAGGCGATATTTCGGCGGTCATCATTCGGATCAACAGCTACGGCGGCGGCGTCACCGCGTCGGACATCATGCGTCGCGAACTGGAGGCGTTCCGCGAGCGAACCGGGATGCCAATCGTTGCGGTCTTGATGGACATCGCAACCGGTGGCGGTTACCTGTTGGCCACCGCAGCGGATCAGATCGTGGCTCATCCGACAACGATCGTCGGCGGGTTTGGCGTGATCTTAAATCTGTACAACCTCGAAGATGCGATGGCACAGTTTAATGTCGCCGGGCAAACAATCCGGGCTGGAAAGTTTGTCGACATCGGATCGCCCGAGCGATTTTTGGAAGAGGATGAAGAGGAACTGCTGACCGAGATCGCCGAACAATATAACGCGCGGTTCAAAGAGGTCGTGCTGCGATCGCGTCAACGCATCCATCCCGACGTAGAGATTTTCGACGGACGGATCTTCACCGGAACAAAAGCAGAGAAGTTGGGCGTCGTCGATCAAGTCGGATATATCGACGATGCGATCGCCGCGGCACGAGCTTACGCTGGCGATCCCAACGCGTGTGTTGTGATGCTGCATCGCGAGCAAGACAAGGCGCGAACTCCTTACGCCACGACGCCAAACGAACCAACTCAATTGATGGCGATGCCACAGATTCCTGGTTTGATGCGTTCACGCCTGCCAACGTTTATGTATATTTGGCAGCCCGATCCCGGCCTAGCACCTTAA
- a CDS encoding ATP-grasp domain-containing protein: MKFLVLGPDRGWHANQLRAAAENAGDSIAFTDYEALSSLVGDGDLLRCDSPAGDLHAFDVVLTRTMPLGTLEQVTFRLSILHALQEAGVRVANPPRALEIAIDKYATTARLQRLGLPVPRTAVSQTRSDAMSAFEQFDGPVVVKPMFGGEGRGVMRIETRELAWTTFTTLQQLGAVIYQQEYIPCNGQDLRLFVAGDLFWAVQRTNPDDWRTNVSRGAVCEQVAVTEAFRELATTVCRSLQLHVAAIDLIQDAAGRIYVLEVNGVPGWKGAQSVIQENLADRIIDSFHAPIPVVGS, encoded by the coding sequence ATGAAGTTCTTAGTGCTCGGGCCCGATCGCGGTTGGCATGCGAACCAATTGCGTGCCGCCGCCGAGAACGCTGGCGATTCGATCGCGTTCACCGACTACGAAGCGTTGTCGTCGCTGGTCGGTGACGGGGATCTGCTGCGTTGTGATTCTCCGGCGGGCGATCTGCATGCGTTCGACGTCGTCCTGACGCGGACGATGCCGCTGGGCACTTTGGAACAGGTGACGTTTCGATTGAGCATCTTGCACGCGCTGCAAGAAGCGGGAGTGCGCGTTGCCAATCCACCTCGCGCCCTCGAGATCGCGATCGACAAATACGCCACGACCGCGCGACTCCAGCGGCTCGGCTTGCCCGTGCCGCGGACCGCGGTTTCGCAGACGCGATCCGATGCGATGTCGGCCTTTGAGCAATTCGACGGGCCGGTGGTCGTGAAGCCGATGTTTGGCGGCGAGGGACGCGGCGTGATGCGAATCGAAACGCGTGAACTGGCCTGGACCACCTTTACGACGCTCCAACAGCTTGGTGCGGTGATCTACCAGCAGGAATATATTCCCTGTAACGGGCAAGATCTTCGTCTATTTGTCGCCGGCGATTTGTTTTGGGCCGTGCAAAGAACGAATCCAGATGATTGGCGGACCAATGTTTCGCGCGGCGCTGTTTGTGAACAGGTCGCGGTGACTGAGGCGTTTCGCGAACTCGCGACCACGGTTTGCCGGTCGCTGCAATTGCACGTCGCCGCGATCGATCTGATCCAAGACGCTGCCGGGCGGATCTATGTGCTTGAAGTCAACGGCGTGCCAGGTTGGAAAGGGGCACAAAGTGTGATCCAGGAGAACCTTGCAGATCGGATCATCGATAGTTTTCATGCGCCGATCCCCGTCGTCGGCTCGTGA
- a CDS encoding sugar transferase produces MPSLVGGYRASRALTPLLLSERQLSRELNRERLRADRRQIPFCLIDVVLAPENRRPRDVKRLARLLHRRLRTTDTLGHRGRVTVGVLLTDTPEQGGRIVVDELQELLLDARLDCDLELYAYDPDAWQQQQLFDPPDDHQPPSGHLTPPQPTAARRRRVAKRLVDVVGSSLGLLFASIPIALACVAIRCTSAGPAIFRQVREGADGKPFTIYKLRTMRCDAEHHQANLRQLSERDGPAFKIKDDPRITSVGKWLRATCIDELPQLVNVLIGQMSLVGPRPLPWAESRAVATWQRRRLDVKPGITGSWQTSKHESITFDDWMRMDLRYIDRGSNWLDMKLIAKTMIVPVKARGNH; encoded by the coding sequence ATGCCTAGCCTAGTGGGTGGTTATCGAGCTAGCAGAGCGCTGACACCGCTACTGCTTTCAGAGCGTCAACTGAGCCGTGAATTAAACCGCGAACGGCTCCGCGCCGATCGTCGTCAGATCCCATTCTGTTTGATCGATGTCGTTTTGGCCCCCGAAAATCGACGGCCGCGCGACGTCAAGCGGCTCGCTCGCCTGTTGCACCGTCGCCTGCGGACGACCGATACGCTCGGTCATCGCGGGCGCGTCACCGTTGGCGTCCTCTTGACCGACACGCCCGAACAGGGGGGGCGGATCGTCGTCGATGAATTGCAAGAACTGCTGTTGGACGCCCGACTCGACTGCGACTTGGAACTGTACGCGTACGATCCCGATGCGTGGCAGCAACAGCAACTGTTCGATCCTCCCGACGATCACCAACCTCCATCGGGCCACTTAACGCCCCCTCAGCCGACGGCTGCACGCCGCCGTCGAGTTGCGAAGCGTTTGGTCGATGTGGTCGGATCCAGCCTGGGCCTGCTGTTCGCTTCGATCCCAATCGCGCTGGCCTGCGTTGCCATCCGATGCACCTCTGCCGGCCCCGCGATCTTCCGCCAGGTCCGCGAAGGCGCCGACGGGAAACCATTTACGATCTACAAATTGCGGACGATGCGTTGCGATGCCGAACACCATCAAGCGAACCTGCGACAGTTGAGCGAGCGCGATGGACCGGCGTTTAAGATCAAAGACGACCCGCGGATCACCAGCGTTGGCAAATGGTTGCGAGCGACCTGCATCGACGAACTGCCGCAGTTGGTCAACGTCTTGATCGGCCAAATGTCATTGGTCGGTCCGCGCCCGCTGCCGTGGGCGGAGAGTCGGGCCGTGGCCACGTGGCAGCGACGGCGGCTGGATGTCAAACCCGGCATCACCGGCAGCTGGCAGACATCGAAACACGAATCGATTACGTTCGACGATTGGATGCGGATGGATCTCCGCTACATCGATCGCGGTTCGAATTGGCTGGACATGAAACTGATCGCCAAGACGATGATCGTGCCGGTCAAAGCTCGCGGCAACCACTAG
- a CDS encoding tRNA (cytidine(34)-2'-O)-methyltransferase has protein sequence MDNEKSSDTSEPDVPSDSLADVAPCLQVDEPPVHVVLYQPEIPQNTGNIGRTCVAVGAKLWLVRPLGFKIDEHSVRRAGVDYWHMLNLQLVDSIGEVQQALPQRKFWYFSRFARRSLWEAEIDLGDAIVFGRESAGLPEEILDLDSPQAIRIPTTEQVRSLNLSNTAAIAVYEVLRQHGRLG, from the coding sequence ATGGATAATGAAAAGTCGTCAGATACTAGCGAGCCCGACGTGCCGAGCGATAGTCTCGCCGATGTCGCCCCCTGTTTGCAAGTCGACGAGCCACCGGTGCATGTTGTACTGTACCAGCCCGAGATTCCACAGAATACCGGAAACATTGGTCGGACGTGCGTCGCCGTTGGTGCCAAATTATGGCTTGTGCGGCCGTTGGGTTTCAAAATCGACGAGCACAGTGTTCGCCGAGCCGGCGTCGATTATTGGCATATGCTGAATCTGCAGCTTGTCGATTCGATCGGCGAAGTCCAACAAGCCCTGCCGCAGCGGAAGTTCTGGTACTTCAGCCGCTTCGCCCGACGCAGTCTTTGGGAAGCCGAAATCGACCTCGGCGATGCGATCGTCTTCGGCCGCGAGTCGGCCGGATTGCCCGAAGAGATTCTCGATCTCGATTCCCCACAAGCGATTCGGATTCCCACGACCGAACAGGTTCGCAGCTTGAACCTTTCGAACACCGCGGCGATCGCCGTCTACGAAGTTCTACGGCAACATGGCCGACTGGGATAA
- a CDS encoding ParB/RepB/Spo0J family partition protein — translation MTKDRRLGKGLAALLGTPIENEQGGDIGLATEPRPRRTEAGGSAGQRPTKLEPSDIDDGASAAAGQAVHLNVYEIDNNPFQPRRQFDTTEIAALAESLKSHEQLQPVIVRRDGQRYQLISGERRLRAAIHAGMTTVRAEIREADDRMVAELAIVENLQRKDLNAVEKAMSFRNYIDQHGCPQNELAKRLKIDRSTVANLMRLLELPEAVLEAIQEETITAGHARALLPLGDEDLQTELTQTIIKEQWSVRQTESHVSDILQAEEDEEMGGQAAPTARKKQVTSPQISSLERQLRMDLGTKVEIKQTAKGKGKIVVHFANPEEFERITASMAGHDSLPETAAA, via the coding sequence GTGACTAAGGATCGACGACTAGGAAAAGGATTGGCGGCGCTGTTGGGCACACCGATCGAAAACGAACAGGGTGGAGATATCGGTTTGGCGACCGAACCGCGACCGCGGCGAACCGAGGCCGGCGGATCAGCGGGCCAGCGACCGACCAAACTTGAACCAAGCGACATCGACGACGGAGCGTCCGCCGCTGCGGGACAAGCCGTTCATTTGAACGTCTACGAGATCGACAACAATCCGTTTCAGCCGCGACGACAATTCGACACCACCGAGATCGCGGCGTTGGCGGAGAGCCTGAAGTCGCATGAACAATTGCAACCGGTGATCGTTCGTCGCGATGGTCAGCGGTACCAATTGATCTCGGGTGAGCGTCGCTTGCGGGCGGCGATTCATGCCGGCATGACAACCGTTCGCGCCGAGATCCGCGAAGCCGACGACCGGATGGTTGCCGAGTTGGCGATCGTCGAGAACCTGCAACGCAAGGATCTCAACGCTGTCGAAAAAGCGATGTCGTTCCGCAATTACATCGATCAGCACGGGTGCCCGCAAAACGAATTGGCGAAGCGGTTGAAGATCGATCGCAGCACGGTCGCCAACTTGATGCGGCTGTTGGAATTGCCCGAAGCCGTGCTTGAAGCGATCCAAGAGGAAACGATCACCGCGGGCCACGCTCGGGCGTTGCTGCCGTTGGGCGATGAGGACCTGCAGACCGAACTGACGCAAACCATCATCAAGGAACAGTGGTCGGTGCGGCAGACCGAGTCGCATGTTTCGGACATCTTGCAAGCCGAAGAGGACGAAGAGATGGGGGGCCAAGCGGCGCCCACGGCTCGTAAGAAACAGGTCACGTCGCCGCAGATCTCGTCGCTTGAGCGGCAACTGCGAATGGATCTGGGAACCAAGGTCGAGATCAAACAGACCGCGAAGGGGAAGGGAAAGATCGTCGTCCACTTCGCCAACCCCGAAGAGTTCGAACGGATCACGGCGTCGATGGCTGGTCACGACAGCCTGCCCGAGACGGCGGCAGCTTAG
- a CDS encoding DUF1015 family protein, translating to MPEISAIRALRYNLGHVGNLSDVVAPPADAIDPQRQDILYKRHPASCVRLIANRDEPGDVAGSSDERAARFWRRWQSEGVLQHEAAAEIYIYQQTYPDGDQTVRRRGILCGVRFDSPEDRRLYTATETIDSVVEARYELTRRCAANLSPIVGLCSDPDDRLQDLLDSAIQEGLEITCVDDAGVRHSIWPINDERTIGSIQNILGPSPVLIAAGEDNLAASRKYLNWLNDHEGPVANDHPANFALTLLLRLEDSGDLLDSTHRVVRGGAPLTSEELVARITECFTCNTIVEGPDAAEVAWTPISGRDHQGRLAIYCGGDRRWVLCEANEAATERLRKRCPQASDEWCELSINLLHHLIVPELLAEDSPSIQECRTIDDVVAAISDDEGCRYAALIPPIDVDAMETIAVQEERLPANAFHLAHAPLTGLVFNPLNRR from the coding sequence ATGCCGGAAATTTCCGCAATCCGAGCCCTGCGTTACAATCTTGGCCACGTCGGCAACTTGAGCGACGTGGTCGCTCCTCCAGCCGATGCGATCGATCCCCAGCGGCAGGACATCTTATATAAGCGGCATCCGGCAAGCTGTGTCCGCTTGATCGCCAACCGGGACGAACCGGGCGATGTTGCTGGCAGCAGCGACGAGCGGGCGGCTCGCTTTTGGCGACGTTGGCAATCCGAAGGCGTCTTGCAACACGAAGCGGCCGCCGAGATCTACATCTATCAACAGACCTATCCCGACGGAGATCAAACGGTTCGCCGACGAGGGATCTTGTGCGGCGTGCGGTTTGATTCGCCCGAAGACCGCCGACTGTATACCGCCACCGAAACGATCGATTCCGTCGTCGAAGCGCGGTACGAGTTAACGCGGCGGTGCGCGGCGAACCTCAGCCCGATCGTTGGCCTTTGTTCGGATCCGGACGATCGCCTGCAGGACCTGTTGGATTCGGCGATCCAAGAGGGACTGGAGATCACGTGCGTCGACGATGCCGGAGTCCGGCATTCGATCTGGCCGATCAACGACGAACGAACGATCGGATCGATTCAAAATATCCTCGGCCCGTCGCCTGTCTTGATCGCCGCGGGGGAGGATAACTTAGCGGCCAGTCGGAAATATCTGAACTGGTTGAACGATCATGAAGGGCCGGTCGCAAACGATCATCCCGCCAACTTTGCGCTGACGTTGTTGCTGAGGTTGGAGGATTCGGGCGACCTGCTCGATTCGACTCACCGCGTCGTTCGCGGCGGGGCACCACTGACCAGCGAAGAACTGGTTGCGCGGATTACGGAGTGTTTCACGTGCAACACGATCGTCGAAGGGCCCGATGCGGCAGAGGTCGCTTGGACGCCGATCTCCGGCCGTGACCATCAAGGACGGTTGGCGATCTATTGTGGCGGCGATCGACGCTGGGTTTTATGCGAGGCGAACGAAGCAGCGACTGAACGTTTGCGGAAGCGCTGCCCGCAGGCGAGCGACGAATGGTGCGAACTGTCGATCAACCTGTTGCATCACTTGATCGTCCCCGAGCTGTTGGCAGAGGATTCGCCGTCGATCCAAGAGTGTCGCACGATCGACGATGTGGTCGCGGCGATCAGCGACGACGAAGGTTGCCGATACGCCGCATTGATCCCGCCGATCGATGTCGACGCGATGGAGACGATCGCGGTGCAAGAGGAACGACTGCCGGCAAACGCGTTCCACTTGGCGCACGCGCCGCTGACCGGACTGGTCTTTAATCCGCTGAACCGGCGTTAG